A section of the Acropora muricata isolate sample 2 chromosome 4, ASM3666990v1, whole genome shotgun sequence genome encodes:
- the LOC136913405 gene encoding ES1 protein homolog, mitochondrial-like, protein MAALRCFLTALSKSAAYQTVRAFSLGTSSRTSVAVVLSGSGVFDGTEIHEASAVLVHLSRAGADVSIYAPDIPQMHVLNHAKGEVTEGETRNVLVESARIARGKISSLADLDVTSHDAVVFPGGFGAAKNLSSFAVEGTGCKVNKDVQQAIAAFHVAKKPIGLCCIAPVLAAKVIPGVEITVGQDKDDGDRWPYAGTASAVVEMGAKHVNRDVLEIHVDEENKVVTTPAFMCETKVHEVHDGVGKMIEAVLKLA, encoded by the exons ATGGCAGCCCTGAGGTGTTTCTTGACTGCCCTGTCCAAAAGCGCCGCTTATCAAACTGTCCGGGCCTTTAGCTTGGGGACTTCGTCTCGAACTTCAGTTGCTGTG GTGTTATCTGGCAGTGGTGTTTTTGATGGGACAGAAATTCACGAAGCATCGGC GGTGCTAGTTCATCTGAGCCGAGCAGGGGCTGATGTGAGTATTTATGCCCCAGATATTCCACAGATGCATGTCTTGAATCATGCTAAAGGTGAAGTTACAGAGGGTGAAACACG TAATGTTTTAGTTGAATCAGCAAGAATAGCTCGAGGAAAGATCTCCTCTCTTGCTGATCTTGATGTTACTTCACATGATGCTGTTGTATTCCCGGGGGGCTTTGGAGCTGCCAAAAATTT GAGTTCATTTGCTGTAGAGGGTACGGGctgcaaagtcaacaaagatGTCCAACAAGCCATCGCTGCTTTTCATGTAGCTAAAAAGCCTATTGG CCTTTGTTGCATTGCTCCAGTACTTGCAGCCAAG GTCATTCCTGGTGTGGAAATAACTGTCGGTCAGGATAAAGATGATGGAGACCGCTGGCCATATGCCGGCACTGCGAGCGCGGTAGTAGAGATGGGTGCCAAACATGTAAACAGAGATGTTCTT GAAATCCATGTGGACGAAGAGAACAAAGTGGTAACCACTCCCGCATTCATGTGCGAGACGAAGGTTCACGAAGTCCACGATGGCGTCGGCAAAATGATAGAGGCGGTATTGAAATTAGCATAG
- the LOC136913453 gene encoding cyclic AMP-responsive element-binding protein 3-like protein 2 isoform X2, whose product MEHSSLDLSIVKKEPGFAEPFSSESGLFDNMMSDDFHDSNFHSLNHSNEEVPVDWLSRFFDDVPACADSSLSYNSLSEYTSSSLSCSTFGKSHYLNLNGLSMDSMPSFPEECANESLYCSPQSAPQTPDYKPLSPDSLGSSHSLEADVKPPLFCKDPIFDVQEGFTSQMNSYIEPENLKMFEQSEIRKSSPDSPHSVNDRDSDRLDSESGYDSGSHSPTSSSTTPPHVLEDNDVSVTQTGGTTPPVIQRPQEKQPFYLTEEERRTLVAEGLPVPSSLPLTKVEERALKKVRRKIKNKISAQESRRKKKEYMETLEKRVENCSCENLELRKKVDSLESTNRSLIGQLQKLQSIIAAKVPRTVTARSTQTSTCLMVVVLCFAVFLGSWSPLSTTGITLPSFSASASKGAVDYSTPSVRSRVLLSVVDELDSDEFIEYVPSSSIFDALNQLMPSAPAKGLEVDNDANSTISLETVAMETRKNESQLIASAA is encoded by the exons ATGGAGCATTCCTCTTTGGATTTAAGCATTGTAAAAAAGGAACCAGGCTTTGCTGAACCATTTTCTTCAGAATCTGGCCTTTTCGATAACATGATGTCCGATGACTTTCACGATTCAAACTTTCATTCATTG AATCACAGCAACGAAGAGGTACCGGTGGACTGGCTATCACGATTTTTTGACGACGTTCCGGCTTGCGCTGACTCTTCTCTGAGTTACAACAGTTTGTCTGAGTACACTTCAAGCAGTTTATCGTGCTCTACATTTGGAAAATCACATTATCTTAATTTGAATGGCCTTAGCATGGATAGTATGCCCAGTTTTCCAGAGGAATGCGCCAATGAATCGCTGTATTGCTCACCACAATCAGCTCCTCAAACTCCAGACTATAAACCTCTTTCTCCAGATTCTTTAGGGTCCTCGCATTCACTTGAAGCCGATGTGAAACCTCCTCTATTTTGTAAGGACCCAATATTTGACGTTCAAGAGGGCTTTACCTCGCAGATGAACAGTTACATAGAACCGGAGAATTTAAAAATGTTCGAACAGAGTGAGATACGAAAAAGTTCACCGGATTCGCCGCATTCTGTAAACGATCGCGACTCGGATCGACTTGACAGTGAGTCAG gtTATGATTCAGGTTCTCATTCACCAACATCATCATCCACTACTCCACCACACGTGCTAGAAGATAATGATGTGTCTGTAACACAGACAGGAGGAACGACACCACCAGTTATACAG CGCCCTCAAGAAAAGCAACCTTTCTATCTAACAGAAGAAGAGAGAAGAACTCTTGTAGCAGAAGGTTTACCTGTACCAAGCAGTCTTCCTTTAACAAAG GTTGAAGAAAGAGCTCTCAAAAAAGTTAGACGCAAGATTAAAAACAAG ATATCAGCACAAGAAAGTAGGCGTAAAAAGAAGGAATACATGGAGACGTTAGAGAAAAG AGTAGAGAACTGTTCTTGTGAGAATTTAGAACTTCGGAAAAAGGTGGATTCATTAGAAAGTACAAATCG CTCACTCATAGGTCAACTCCAAAAATTACAGTCAATCATCGCTGCCAAAGTTCCTCGTACTGTCACCGCAAGATCAACACAGACAAGTACGTGCTTAATG GTCGTAGTCCTTTGCTTCGCTGTGTTCCTTGGCAGTTGGAGTCCTCTCTCAACAACAGGAATCACTCTACCATCATTTAGTGCATCAGCAAGCAAGGGAGCAGTTGATTACAGCACACCATCAg TCCGCTCCAGAGTCTTGCTGTCAGTTGTCGACGAGCTGGACTCGGACGAGTTTATTGAATATGTTCCGTCAAGCAGCATATTTGATGCCTTGAACCAGCTGATGCCCTCTGCACCAGCCAAAGGCCTGGAAGTAGACAATGACGCCAACAGTACCATTTCCTTGGAAACAGTTGCTatggaaacaagaaaaaatgaaagccaATTAATTGCATCGGCTGCCTGA
- the LOC136913453 gene encoding cyclic AMP-responsive element-binding protein 3-like protein 2 isoform X1, with protein MEHSSLDLSIVKKEPGFAEPFSSESGLFDNMMSDDFHDSNFHSLNHSNEEVPVDWLSRFFDDVPACADSSLSYNSLSEYTSSSLSCSTFGKSHYLNLNGLSMDSMPSFPEECANESLYCSPQSAPQTPDYKPLSPDSLGSSHSLEADVKPPLFCKDPIFDVQEGFTSQMNSYIEPENLKMFEQSEIRKSSPDSPHSVNDRDSDRLDSESVSCDGYFHPALPIQTEYATITACRPYSYDSGSHSPTSSSTTPPHVLEDNDVSVTQTGGTTPPVIQRPQEKQPFYLTEEERRTLVAEGLPVPSSLPLTKVEERALKKVRRKIKNKISAQESRRKKKEYMETLEKRVENCSCENLELRKKVDSLESTNRSLIGQLQKLQSIIAAKVPRTVTARSTQTSTCLMVVVLCFAVFLGSWSPLSTTGITLPSFSASASKGAVDYSTPSVRSRVLLSVVDELDSDEFIEYVPSSSIFDALNQLMPSAPAKGLEVDNDANSTISLETVAMETRKNESQLIASAA; from the exons ATGGAGCATTCCTCTTTGGATTTAAGCATTGTAAAAAAGGAACCAGGCTTTGCTGAACCATTTTCTTCAGAATCTGGCCTTTTCGATAACATGATGTCCGATGACTTTCACGATTCAAACTTTCATTCATTG AATCACAGCAACGAAGAGGTACCGGTGGACTGGCTATCACGATTTTTTGACGACGTTCCGGCTTGCGCTGACTCTTCTCTGAGTTACAACAGTTTGTCTGAGTACACTTCAAGCAGTTTATCGTGCTCTACATTTGGAAAATCACATTATCTTAATTTGAATGGCCTTAGCATGGATAGTATGCCCAGTTTTCCAGAGGAATGCGCCAATGAATCGCTGTATTGCTCACCACAATCAGCTCCTCAAACTCCAGACTATAAACCTCTTTCTCCAGATTCTTTAGGGTCCTCGCATTCACTTGAAGCCGATGTGAAACCTCCTCTATTTTGTAAGGACCCAATATTTGACGTTCAAGAGGGCTTTACCTCGCAGATGAACAGTTACATAGAACCGGAGAATTTAAAAATGTTCGAACAGAGTGAGATACGAAAAAGTTCACCGGATTCGCCGCATTCTGTAAACGATCGCGACTCGGATCGACTTGACAGTGAGTCAG TGTCTTGCGATGGTTATTTTCATCCCGCGCTGCCAATCCAAACAGAATATGCAACGATCACCGCATGTAGACCTTACA gtTATGATTCAGGTTCTCATTCACCAACATCATCATCCACTACTCCACCACACGTGCTAGAAGATAATGATGTGTCTGTAACACAGACAGGAGGAACGACACCACCAGTTATACAG CGCCCTCAAGAAAAGCAACCTTTCTATCTAACAGAAGAAGAGAGAAGAACTCTTGTAGCAGAAGGTTTACCTGTACCAAGCAGTCTTCCTTTAACAAAG GTTGAAGAAAGAGCTCTCAAAAAAGTTAGACGCAAGATTAAAAACAAG ATATCAGCACAAGAAAGTAGGCGTAAAAAGAAGGAATACATGGAGACGTTAGAGAAAAG AGTAGAGAACTGTTCTTGTGAGAATTTAGAACTTCGGAAAAAGGTGGATTCATTAGAAAGTACAAATCG CTCACTCATAGGTCAACTCCAAAAATTACAGTCAATCATCGCTGCCAAAGTTCCTCGTACTGTCACCGCAAGATCAACACAGACAAGTACGTGCTTAATG GTCGTAGTCCTTTGCTTCGCTGTGTTCCTTGGCAGTTGGAGTCCTCTCTCAACAACAGGAATCACTCTACCATCATTTAGTGCATCAGCAAGCAAGGGAGCAGTTGATTACAGCACACCATCAg TCCGCTCCAGAGTCTTGCTGTCAGTTGTCGACGAGCTGGACTCGGACGAGTTTATTGAATATGTTCCGTCAAGCAGCATATTTGATGCCTTGAACCAGCTGATGCCCTCTGCACCAGCCAAAGGCCTGGAAGTAGACAATGACGCCAACAGTACCATTTCCTTGGAAACAGTTGCTatggaaacaagaaaaaatgaaagccaATTAATTGCATCGGCTGCCTGA
- the LOC136913453 gene encoding cyclic AMP-responsive element-binding protein 3-like protein 2 isoform X3 has translation MEHSSLDLSIVKKEPGFAEPFSSESGLFDNMMSDDFHDSNFHSLNHSNEEVPVDWLSRFFDDVPACADSSLSYNSLSEYTSSSLSCSTFGKSHYLNLNGLSMDSMPSFPEECANESLYCSPQSAPQTPDYKPLSPDSLGSSHSLEADVKPPLFCKDPIFDVQEGFTSQMNSYIEPENLKMFEQSEIRKSSPDSPHSVNDRDSDRLDSESVSCDGYFHPALPIQTEYATITACRPYSYDSGSHSPTSSSTTPPHVLEDNDVSVTQTGGTTPPVIQRPQEKQPFYLTEEERRTLVAEGLPVPSSLPLTKVEERALKKVRRKIKNKISAQESRRKKKEYMETLEKRVENCSCENLELRKKVDSLESTNRSLIGQLQKLQSIIAAKVPRTVTARSTQTSRSPLLRCVPWQLESSLNNRNHSTII, from the exons ATGGAGCATTCCTCTTTGGATTTAAGCATTGTAAAAAAGGAACCAGGCTTTGCTGAACCATTTTCTTCAGAATCTGGCCTTTTCGATAACATGATGTCCGATGACTTTCACGATTCAAACTTTCATTCATTG AATCACAGCAACGAAGAGGTACCGGTGGACTGGCTATCACGATTTTTTGACGACGTTCCGGCTTGCGCTGACTCTTCTCTGAGTTACAACAGTTTGTCTGAGTACACTTCAAGCAGTTTATCGTGCTCTACATTTGGAAAATCACATTATCTTAATTTGAATGGCCTTAGCATGGATAGTATGCCCAGTTTTCCAGAGGAATGCGCCAATGAATCGCTGTATTGCTCACCACAATCAGCTCCTCAAACTCCAGACTATAAACCTCTTTCTCCAGATTCTTTAGGGTCCTCGCATTCACTTGAAGCCGATGTGAAACCTCCTCTATTTTGTAAGGACCCAATATTTGACGTTCAAGAGGGCTTTACCTCGCAGATGAACAGTTACATAGAACCGGAGAATTTAAAAATGTTCGAACAGAGTGAGATACGAAAAAGTTCACCGGATTCGCCGCATTCTGTAAACGATCGCGACTCGGATCGACTTGACAGTGAGTCAG TGTCTTGCGATGGTTATTTTCATCCCGCGCTGCCAATCCAAACAGAATATGCAACGATCACCGCATGTAGACCTTACA gtTATGATTCAGGTTCTCATTCACCAACATCATCATCCACTACTCCACCACACGTGCTAGAAGATAATGATGTGTCTGTAACACAGACAGGAGGAACGACACCACCAGTTATACAG CGCCCTCAAGAAAAGCAACCTTTCTATCTAACAGAAGAAGAGAGAAGAACTCTTGTAGCAGAAGGTTTACCTGTACCAAGCAGTCTTCCTTTAACAAAG GTTGAAGAAAGAGCTCTCAAAAAAGTTAGACGCAAGATTAAAAACAAG ATATCAGCACAAGAAAGTAGGCGTAAAAAGAAGGAATACATGGAGACGTTAGAGAAAAG AGTAGAGAACTGTTCTTGTGAGAATTTAGAACTTCGGAAAAAGGTGGATTCATTAGAAAGTACAAATCG CTCACTCATAGGTCAACTCCAAAAATTACAGTCAATCATCGCTGCCAAAGTTCCTCGTACTGTCACCGCAAGATCAACACAGACAA GTCGTAGTCCTTTGCTTCGCTGTGTTCCTTGGCAGTTGGAGTCCTCTCTCAACAACAGGAATCACTCTACCATCATTTAG